From one Pueribacillus theae genomic stretch:
- a CDS encoding 2-oxoglutarate dehydrogenase E1 component: MPMKSTANDRSPWQNFYGPNLGYIYEQYDAFQNDPNSVEPELRELFEQWGAPPQAEDMESHTPAMPAETAPMVSQENHWEMTNKAVEAGRLVRNIRTFGHLAANIDPIEGPPSEPPSLKLSEYDLTEKDLESIPAKLVWKDAHDDIHTAFDAVKRLREIYTSTLGFEFDHVHNIEERKWLLDYVESGELQKPIHKVKKLDLLQRLSQVEGFEQFLQRTFVGQKRFSIEGVDALVPMLDELVVQVVQKGTRGVLIGMAHRGRLNVLAHVLGKPYHKIFSEFHRSPNKELVPSEGSMGINYGWTGDVKYHLGANRSLTKGKTVAKIRLANNPSHLEFVNPVVAGFTRAAQENRESAGYPVQDVKKALAVFVHGDAAFPGEGVVPETLNLSQLRGYQTGGSIHIIANNRIGFTTQSYDSRSTLYASDLAKGFEIPIVHVNADDIEACIAAVRMACEYREKFNKDFLIDLIGYRRLGHNEMDDPIVTQPLMYQKVNKHPTLRKIYADQLEKEGIITSEKSKEIVETVQTNLKKAYEKIKSELMSPISHDQETNAMYGIETAVPENKLKEINADLLKYPKGFSVYPKLDRILKRRENAFDDGGKIDWALAETFAFATILADGTPIRMTGQDSERGTFAHRNFVLHDPNTGKTHVPLHAIPQAKASFAIHNSPLTETAVLGFEYGYDVYAQDTLVIWEAQFGDFANVAQVIIDQFIAAGRAKWGEKSELVLLLPHGYEGQGPEHSSARLERFLQQAAEHNWTVVNVTTAAQYFHVLRLQAARISHEAWRPLIVMAPKSLLRNPRVASKTEAFTKGKFSTILEQPGLGENKERIERIILCSGKIAVDLEAELDSYEDAKDLLHIIRVEQLYPFPKKEIKEIFSRYNNLKEIVWVQEEPKNMGSWMYIEPRLRGIAPNGVPVKYIGRPERSSPSEGSSDIHNIEQNRILRESLAIQKEKMQSGEGSK, translated from the coding sequence ATGCCGATGAAGAGCACGGCAAACGATCGTTCACCATGGCAAAATTTTTATGGCCCGAATCTTGGTTACATCTATGAACAGTATGACGCATTTCAAAATGATCCAAATTCCGTTGAGCCGGAATTAAGAGAGCTTTTTGAACAGTGGGGTGCTCCTCCTCAAGCTGAAGATATGGAAAGCCATACTCCCGCTATGCCAGCCGAAACTGCCCCTATGGTCTCACAAGAGAACCATTGGGAAATGACAAATAAGGCCGTTGAGGCAGGCAGGCTAGTCCGAAACATTCGTACTTTTGGCCACTTGGCTGCAAACATAGATCCAATTGAAGGTCCTCCTAGTGAGCCGCCATCGCTTAAATTGTCTGAGTATGACTTAACGGAAAAAGATTTAGAGTCAATTCCAGCCAAACTTGTATGGAAAGATGCTCACGATGACATACACACTGCATTTGATGCGGTAAAACGATTGCGAGAAATCTATACTAGCACATTAGGTTTTGAATTTGATCACGTTCATAACATTGAAGAAAGAAAATGGCTTCTTGACTATGTGGAGTCAGGTGAGCTTCAAAAGCCAATCCATAAAGTAAAGAAACTCGATCTGCTTCAAAGGCTGTCTCAGGTTGAAGGATTCGAACAATTTCTTCAACGGACATTCGTGGGGCAAAAAAGATTCTCCATTGAAGGTGTGGATGCTCTTGTTCCCATGCTTGATGAACTTGTTGTTCAGGTCGTACAAAAAGGAACGCGCGGCGTTTTAATTGGTATGGCCCACCGTGGGCGTTTAAATGTTCTCGCGCATGTTCTTGGAAAACCTTATCATAAGATTTTCTCAGAATTTCATCGTTCACCGAATAAGGAACTTGTTCCTTCCGAAGGCTCAATGGGAATCAACTATGGTTGGACTGGTGATGTAAAATATCATTTGGGTGCTAATCGTTCACTTACAAAGGGAAAAACTGTGGCTAAAATTAGGCTGGCAAATAATCCGAGCCACTTGGAATTCGTCAATCCGGTGGTTGCAGGGTTTACGAGAGCTGCACAGGAAAATCGAGAATCTGCAGGATACCCTGTTCAAGATGTCAAAAAAGCGCTTGCTGTTTTCGTTCATGGGGATGCAGCTTTTCCTGGTGAAGGTGTTGTACCGGAAACGCTAAACTTAAGCCAACTGCGAGGCTACCAGACAGGCGGTTCCATTCATATTATCGCAAACAACCGAATCGGCTTTACGACACAAAGCTATGATTCAAGGTCGACCCTTTATGCCAGCGACCTTGCGAAAGGCTTTGAAATTCCAATTGTTCATGTGAATGCGGACGATATTGAGGCGTGCATTGCGGCTGTGCGTATGGCGTGCGAATATCGCGAAAAATTCAATAAAGATTTCCTAATTGACTTAATTGGATATAGGCGTCTTGGCCATAACGAAATGGACGATCCGATAGTTACACAACCATTAATGTATCAAAAAGTTAATAAACACCCGACATTACGTAAAATATATGCCGATCAATTGGAAAAAGAAGGGATAATTACATCAGAGAAGTCGAAAGAGATTGTTGAGACCGTTCAAACGAACTTGAAAAAAGCTTATGAAAAAATAAAATCAGAGCTAATGTCTCCTATTTCGCATGATCAAGAGACAAATGCAATGTACGGCATTGAAACAGCTGTTCCAGAAAATAAGTTAAAAGAAATTAACGCCGATCTCTTAAAATATCCTAAAGGCTTCTCCGTTTATCCAAAGTTGGATCGAATTTTAAAACGGCGGGAAAACGCATTTGACGACGGCGGGAAAATTGATTGGGCATTAGCTGAAACGTTTGCTTTTGCTACAATATTGGCGGATGGCACTCCAATCCGCATGACGGGCCAAGATTCTGAACGAGGGACATTTGCACACCGCAATTTTGTTCTGCATGACCCGAATACAGGAAAAACCCATGTCCCTTTGCACGCCATCCCACAAGCAAAAGCGTCATTTGCCATTCATAACAGCCCATTGACCGAAACGGCAGTGCTGGGATTTGAGTATGGCTACGACGTATATGCTCAAGACACGCTTGTCATCTGGGAAGCCCAATTTGGCGATTTTGCGAACGTTGCCCAAGTCATTATCGACCAATTTATTGCCGCAGGCAGAGCAAAATGGGGCGAGAAATCTGAACTCGTACTCCTATTGCCTCATGGTTACGAAGGGCAGGGACCTGAGCACTCAAGCGCAAGGCTTGAAAGATTTTTGCAGCAGGCAGCAGAACATAACTGGACTGTTGTTAACGTGACAACGGCCGCGCAATATTTCCACGTATTGCGGTTACAAGCTGCTAGAATTTCTCATGAGGCATGGAGGCCATTAATTGTCATGGCACCAAAAAGCTTGCTTAGAAACCCGCGTGTTGCGTCGAAGACGGAAGCTTTTACGAAAGGCAAATTTTCTACCATCCTTGAACAGCCTGGACTGGGTGAAAATAAAGAACGCATTGAGCGTATTATTCTTTGCAGCGGTAAAATAGCCGTTGACTTAGAAGCCGAATTAGATTCTTATGAAGATGCGAAAGACTTGCTCCATATTATTCGTGTTGAACAGCTTTATCCTTTCCCGAAAAAGGAGATAAAAGAAATCTTCTCCCGCTACAACAATCTAAAAGAGATTGTTTGGGTGCAAGAAGAACCGAAAAACATGGGATCTTGGATGTATATTGAACCTCGGCTTAGAGGGATTGCTCCGAATGGTGTTCCTGTGAAGTATATCGGACGCCCTGAACGTTCGAGTCCATCAGAAGGCTCGTCCGACATTCACAACATTGAACAAAACAGAATTCTAAGAGAATCTTTAGCAATTCAAAAAGAGAAAATGCAATCCGGTGAAGGGAGTAAGTAA
- a CDS encoding YjbA family protein, with protein sequence MLFLNDVWVNWFEGEENGYNVCSFHEWRKDDFIEVIDQVPVVKLERPLFLYIENELLDIPDELLEEIYNKSYVRKNSYRTQIEYCFIATDGMNVLAVNTLGYKIPIRKSRLIPRQEKAVIEMVEKEKAKKYFFEKSALNKEYHILSPSPDSMIGLTRKERQLKQLLFMALDHLYTTGNVAEIRYWLTEWQPERYIEFQLMDFDEAWNQLFHALEQGWSVKHYKICEKLIKGHSFFEKMWELEEGTQVN encoded by the coding sequence ATGTTGTTTTTAAACGATGTTTGGGTGAATTGGTTTGAAGGAGAAGAAAATGGGTATAATGTGTGCTCTTTTCATGAGTGGAGAAAAGATGACTTTATCGAAGTCATTGATCAGGTGCCTGTTGTAAAGCTTGAACGTCCCTTATTTTTATATATTGAAAATGAGCTTTTAGATATCCCAGATGAATTATTAGAGGAAATCTATAACAAATCGTACGTAAGGAAAAATAGCTACCGTACACAAATTGAATATTGTTTTATCGCGACGGACGGAATGAATGTGCTTGCTGTAAACACGCTTGGTTATAAAATCCCAATCAGAAAAAGCCGCCTCATTCCCCGTCAGGAAAAAGCTGTTATTGAAATGGTAGAAAAAGAAAAAGCAAAAAAATATTTTTTTGAAAAATCAGCATTAAACAAGGAATACCATATTTTATCCCCGAGCCCTGATAGCATGATTGGCCTAACCCGTAAAGAAAGGCAGTTAAAACAACTCCTCTTTATGGCACTTGATCATCTCTATACAACAGGAAATGTAGCGGAAATACGCTATTGGTTGACAGAATGGCAGCCTGAACGCTATATTGAATTTCAATTAATGGACTTTGATGAGGCATGGAACCAGCTTTTTCATGCGCTTGAGCAAGGGTGGAGTGTCAAACATTATAAAATATGTGAAAAATTAATAAAGGGACATTCTTTCTTTGAGAAAATGTGGGAATTGGAAGAAGGGACACAAGTTAATTAA
- the odhB gene encoding 2-oxoglutarate dehydrogenase complex dihydrolipoyllysine-residue succinyltransferase → MINIVVPELAESITEGTIAEWLKNPGEAVEQGEPIAVLETDKVNIEVNADNSGVVKELLKEVGDTVQVGETIAIVDESGEAASSGAKQEEQPEPVAPAAQEPPAEHNEVKEAPSSKSESTFEPGQRSINSPIASPAARRQAREQGIDLTEVKSRDPLGRVRVEDVKSHGTEPTPAKPSQPQQTPAPSRPAATGQTTDNARPVERVRMSRRRQTIAKRLVEVQHTAAMLTTFNEVDMTAIFELRNRRKEQFLKQHDVKLGFMSFFTKAVVGALRAFPRINAEIQGDEMLLKKYYDIGVAVSAEEGLVVPVVRDADKLTFAEIEKEIADLATKARNNKLSLSDLQGGTFTITNGGIFGSLMSTPILNAPQVGILGMHSIQNRPIAVGDKMEIRPMMYIALSYDHRIVDGSEAVRFLVKVKEMIEDPETLLLEG, encoded by the coding sequence GTGATTAATATTGTTGTACCAGAATTGGCAGAATCGATTACAGAAGGAACGATTGCAGAATGGTTAAAAAATCCTGGTGAGGCGGTTGAGCAAGGTGAACCAATTGCGGTCTTAGAAACTGACAAAGTGAATATTGAAGTAAATGCAGACAATTCCGGCGTCGTCAAAGAATTGCTGAAAGAAGTGGGCGACACCGTACAAGTAGGGGAAACAATTGCAATAGTCGATGAAAGTGGGGAAGCTGCTTCATCCGGCGCAAAACAAGAAGAACAACCTGAACCTGTTGCGCCAGCAGCGCAAGAGCCGCCTGCTGAGCATAATGAAGTGAAAGAAGCACCTAGCTCGAAATCAGAATCCACTTTCGAGCCTGGACAGCGCAGCATAAACAGCCCAATTGCTTCACCGGCTGCAAGGAGGCAAGCTAGGGAACAAGGCATTGATCTCACTGAAGTGAAAAGCCGGGACCCGCTTGGCAGAGTTCGAGTAGAAGATGTGAAATCTCACGGAACTGAGCCAACACCTGCAAAACCTTCACAGCCTCAACAAACGCCAGCTCCAAGCCGGCCGGCTGCTACCGGACAGACAACAGATAATGCAAGGCCTGTTGAGCGCGTCCGCATGTCACGCCGCCGCCAAACGATTGCAAAAAGGCTTGTTGAAGTCCAGCATACCGCTGCAATGCTTACTACGTTTAACGAAGTAGATATGACAGCAATCTTTGAATTGCGCAACCGCCGCAAAGAGCAGTTTCTTAAACAGCATGATGTGAAACTTGGCTTTATGTCATTCTTTACGAAAGCTGTTGTTGGTGCATTGCGAGCTTTCCCAAGAATCAACGCCGAGATTCAAGGCGATGAAATGCTTCTCAAAAAATACTATGATATTGGCGTTGCTGTTTCGGCTGAGGAAGGCCTTGTTGTACCAGTTGTTCGGGACGCTGATAAACTTACGTTTGCAGAAATCGAGAAAGAAATTGCAGATCTTGCTACAAAAGCCCGCAACAATAAATTGTCATTAAGTGATTTACAAGGTGGAACATTTACAATTACAAATGGCGGCATTTTTGGTTCGCTTATGTCGACTCCGATTCTCAATGCGCCGCAGGTTGGAATCTTAGGGATGCACTCCATCCAAAATCGCCCAATCGCTGTCGGAGACAAGATGGAAATTCGACCAATGATGTATATCGCACTTTCTTACGACCACCGGATTGTTGATGGAAGTGAAGCCGTTCGTTTTCTCGTGAAAGTAAAAGAAATGATTGAAGATCCTGAAACATTATTGTTGGAAGGATAA
- a CDS encoding beta-ketoacyl-ACP synthase III, protein MNVGILGLGRYLPERILTNKDLENMVDTSDEWIRTRTGIEERRIASDEVNTSHMATFAAEKAISDAGLTAEDIDMILVATVTPDHGFPSVASMVQHNIGARQVPAMDVSAACAGFIYAVVTAKQFVETGVAKHVLVIGVEKLSKITDYTDRNTCVLFGDAAGAAIIGPVSDRKGILSFDLGTDGRGKKHLFQDGDFIYMNGREVFKFAVRQMGESSLKVIEDANLTKDDIDYFIPHQANLRIMESARQRLDVPLEKMAYTVNKYGNTSSSTIPIALYEAVKEGKIKDGDVIVMVGFGGGLSWGAMALRWGK, encoded by the coding sequence ATGAATGTGGGGATTTTAGGGCTCGGCAGGTATTTGCCTGAACGGATATTAACGAACAAAGATTTGGAAAACATGGTTGACACATCGGATGAGTGGATTCGTACACGGACAGGAATTGAAGAGAGAAGAATTGCAAGTGATGAAGTCAATACTTCTCACATGGCAACTTTTGCTGCTGAAAAAGCAATCAGCGATGCAGGGCTGACTGCTGAAGACATTGATATGATTCTTGTCGCTACTGTGACACCTGATCATGGTTTTCCTTCCGTTGCTTCAATGGTACAGCATAATATTGGCGCGCGCCAAGTGCCTGCAATGGATGTAAGCGCGGCATGTGCCGGTTTTATTTATGCGGTGGTAACAGCAAAGCAATTTGTTGAAACAGGTGTTGCGAAGCATGTTCTTGTTATTGGAGTTGAGAAGCTTTCCAAAATAACAGATTACACCGACCGAAATACTTGTGTGCTATTTGGCGATGCAGCTGGTGCAGCGATTATTGGCCCTGTTAGTGATAGGAAGGGCATCCTTTCTTTTGATTTGGGAACAGATGGGAGAGGGAAGAAGCACCTTTTCCAAGATGGTGATTTTATTTATATGAATGGCCGTGAAGTGTTTAAATTTGCGGTTCGCCAAATGGGAGAATCTTCTTTAAAAGTGATTGAGGACGCCAATCTCACCAAAGATGATATTGATTACTTTATTCCACATCAGGCCAACTTAAGAATTATGGAATCTGCCAGACAGAGACTAGACGTACCATTGGAAAAAATGGCCTATACTGTAAATAAATATGGAAATACGTCTTCTTCCACCATTCCTATCGCACTTTATGAAGCTGTAAAAGAAGGAAAAATAAAAGATGGCGACGTAATAGTAATGGTAGGCTTTGGCGGTGGACTATCTTGGGGAGCGATGGCTCTTCGTTGGGGAAAATAA
- a CDS encoding NAD-dependent epimerase/dehydratase family protein yields MQKAVVTGALEFFGFHTCVRLLEESVEVIGIDSLKDNRKVKEEMLLSIGRNSLFQFIDQEQADLNHLDAISGADVFFHFADWPLHVANVDQVTAFCAQEQIPLVFLSTIDVYEKQESLITEETSLKPESTFGKRKMQEEALLLDEAKKGKFPLIIFRLPFVYGPWLESNSLLHDLLQTKHKAILELEGCKDLERQSMYIEDVVEAIWLAVNRGYQLGQIDIYNLSNDEQHISNEKVKNHLSFIPSYSLEEGLKKYNEHVQKVMNHNPSLYD; encoded by the coding sequence ATGCAAAAGGCAGTTGTTACTGGTGCATTAGAGTTCTTCGGGTTTCATACTTGTGTGCGATTGTTGGAGGAAAGCGTTGAAGTGATTGGAATCGATTCATTAAAGGACAACCGGAAGGTTAAGGAAGAAATGTTGTTATCCATTGGAAGAAATTCGTTGTTTCAATTTATCGATCAAGAACAAGCTGATCTAAATCATCTTGATGCCATAAGTGGTGCGGATGTTTTCTTTCATTTTGCAGATTGGCCTTTACATGTTGCTAATGTAGATCAAGTGACTGCTTTTTGTGCTCAAGAACAAATTCCGCTTGTTTTTCTTTCAACCATCGATGTTTATGAAAAACAAGAAAGCCTTATTACAGAAGAAACCTCGCTAAAACCGGAATCAACATTTGGCAAAAGAAAAATGCAGGAAGAGGCATTATTATTGGATGAAGCGAAAAAAGGGAAGTTTCCACTCATCATTTTTCGATTGCCCTTTGTCTATGGCCCTTGGCTTGAAAGCAATTCATTATTGCACGACCTTCTCCAAACGAAACATAAGGCGATTCTTGAGTTAGAAGGATGCAAAGATTTAGAGAGACAATCGATGTATATTGAGGATGTTGTTGAGGCCATATGGCTTGCGGTAAACCGTGGTTACCAACTTGGGCAAATCGACATTTATAACTTATCAAACGATGAACAGCATATTTCAAATGAAAAAGTTAAAAACCATCTATCATTTATTCCTTCATACTCATTAGAGGAAGGGTTGAAAAAATATAACGAGCATGTGCAAAAAGTTATGAATCACAACCCTTCACTTTATGATTAA
- the trpS gene encoding tryptophan--tRNA ligase: MKTIFSGIQPSGTLTIGNYLGAMKHFVGLQEENDCYFCIVNQHAITVPQEKKTLKENTRSLAALYIASGIDPDRSTLFVQSEVPAHAQLGWMLQCVAYIGELERMTQFKDKSEGKEAVSAGLLTYPPLMAADILLYSTDIVPVGEDQKQHIELTRDLAERFNKRYNNIFKIPEAQIPKVGARIMSLQNPLKKMSKSDENIKGFISMLDTEKQIIKKIKSAQTDSDNSIKYDKENKPGISNLLSIYSLCSNESIESIEQKYSGKGYGEFKTDLAEVVVNTLRPIQEKYFELIDSEKLDDILDHGAEKASETANKMLRKAERAMGLQRK, translated from the coding sequence ATGAAAACCATTTTTTCAGGGATTCAACCGAGCGGTACATTAACCATTGGAAACTATCTCGGTGCGATGAAACACTTTGTTGGTTTGCAAGAAGAAAATGATTGTTATTTTTGTATCGTCAACCAGCATGCGATCACCGTTCCCCAGGAAAAGAAAACACTTAAAGAAAACACACGGAGTCTTGCGGCTCTTTACATTGCTTCTGGAATTGATCCGGATCGTTCAACGCTTTTTGTGCAATCCGAAGTGCCTGCGCATGCGCAGTTAGGCTGGATGTTGCAATGTGTGGCATATATTGGAGAACTTGAAAGAATGACGCAATTTAAGGATAAGTCTGAAGGAAAAGAAGCAGTATCTGCAGGGTTGCTGACATACCCTCCATTAATGGCCGCAGATATTTTACTCTACAGTACGGACATTGTTCCGGTCGGCGAAGATCAAAAACAGCACATTGAGCTTACAAGAGATCTTGCAGAACGGTTTAATAAACGATACAACAATATTTTTAAAATACCCGAGGCTCAAATTCCTAAAGTCGGGGCAAGAATCATGTCCCTTCAAAATCCATTAAAAAAAATGAGCAAGTCTGATGAAAACATAAAAGGTTTTATCAGCATGCTTGATACAGAAAAACAAATCATAAAGAAAATAAAAAGCGCGCAAACGGACTCAGACAATTCGATTAAATATGATAAAGAAAACAAGCCGGGGATCTCGAATTTATTGTCGATTTATTCACTATGCTCAAATGAATCGATTGAATCGATTGAACAAAAATATAGCGGGAAAGGATATGGCGAATTTAAAACAGACCTTGCCGAAGTCGTTGTCAATACGTTAAGACCGATTCAAGAAAAATATTTCGAATTAATTGATTCCGAAAAACTCGATGATATTCTTGACCACGGGGCAGAAAAAGCGAGCGAAACCGCGAATAAAATGCTAAGAAAAGCGGAACGCGCAATGGGACTTCAAAGAAAGTAA
- a CDS encoding YjzD family protein, with protein sequence MRFIMTFIVSFLLIQMVYYVLGNMNSVTYSFANATIMSIIFGILAIVIGESTVSEPDV encoded by the coding sequence ATGCGTTTTATTATGACCTTCATTGTTTCTTTTCTTTTGATTCAAATGGTTTATTATGTACTTGGAAATATGAACAGTGTAACGTATAGCTTTGCGAATGCGACGATTATGAGTATTATATTTGGTATTCTTGCCATTGTGATTGGAGAATCAACGGTTTCTGAACCAGATGTGTAA
- a CDS encoding YppG family protein: MVDNNRQWQQRPFSGFPFNGPMPPQQQMPTHPPFFQQMDQQQLQQQPVKRPGFLGQLQKPDGSWDFDKMINHGGQIMSIVNQAKPLVKQMGPLFSLFKR, encoded by the coding sequence TTGGTAGACAATAATCGTCAATGGCAACAAAGGCCTTTTTCGGGCTTTCCGTTTAATGGGCCAATGCCGCCGCAACAGCAAATGCCGACACACCCCCCCTTTTTCCAACAGATGGATCAGCAGCAACTCCAACAGCAACCCGTGAAACGACCCGGTTTTTTAGGCCAATTACAAAAACCCGATGGAAGCTGGGATTTTGATAAAATGATAAACCATGGCGGACAAATTATGAGTATTGTCAACCAAGCAAAGCCATTGGTGAAGCAAATGGGACCATTATTTTCTCTTTTTAAAAGATAA
- a CDS encoding ComZ family protein has protein sequence MVEQERNMQFMQIAMKYLPEAKELLDRKGIEINMEDLQPVLHLLTQVMSDAYNLGKQEDGQ, from the coding sequence ATGGTAGAACAAGAAAGAAATATGCAATTTATGCAAATTGCGATGAAATACCTTCCTGAAGCGAAAGAATTACTTGATCGTAAAGGAATTGAAATTAATATGGAAGATTTACAGCCTGTCCTTCATTTGCTTACGCAAGTGATGTCAGATGCTTATAATCTCGGAAAACAAGAAGACGGTCAGTAG
- the fabF gene encoding beta-ketoacyl-ACP synthase II, translating into MDKNRVVITGIGAVTPLGLNAETTWENAINGVSGIGKLSRIDPDNFPVKVAGEVNDFDPTAFIDRKEARKMDRFTQFAVASSLMAVKDAELEITEENATRVGVWIGSGIGGMETYEEQFEIFQKKGYRRVSPFFVPMLIPDMASGQVSIILGAKGINSCTVTACATGTNSIGDAFKVIQRGDADVMITGGAEAPITSMALAGFSSAKALSFNPDPETACRPFDADRDGFIMGEGAGILILESLESAKKRGARVYAEIVGYGSTGDAYHITAPAPEGEGGVRAMRQALQDANMNPEEIDYINAHGTSTEYNDKFETIAIKTVFGDHAYKLAVSSTKSMTGHLLGAGGAAEAIFSIKAIKEGIIPPTINYQTPDPDCDLDYVPNEAREKEIKAVLSNSLGFGGHNATLIFKAYNE; encoded by the coding sequence ATGGATAAGAATCGAGTTGTTATTACTGGAATAGGGGCCGTAACGCCACTAGGATTAAATGCTGAAACGACTTGGGAAAATGCAATCAATGGCGTGTCTGGCATCGGCAAATTATCAAGAATAGATCCGGATAATTTTCCGGTAAAAGTAGCAGGAGAAGTAAATGATTTTGATCCGACAGCATTTATTGATCGGAAAGAAGCGAGAAAAATGGATCGGTTTACTCAATTTGCAGTTGCTTCCTCTTTAATGGCGGTGAAAGATGCAGAGTTAGAAATTACAGAAGAGAATGCGACAAGAGTAGGTGTCTGGATTGGCTCTGGTATCGGCGGGATGGAAACGTACGAAGAGCAGTTTGAAATTTTTCAAAAAAAAGGTTACCGCCGTGTCAGCCCTTTTTTCGTTCCAATGCTTATTCCTGATATGGCATCAGGGCAAGTATCAATTATTTTAGGTGCGAAAGGGATCAACTCATGTACTGTAACGGCGTGTGCTACTGGAACGAATTCAATCGGCGATGCCTTTAAAGTGATTCAGCGTGGTGATGCGGATGTTATGATTACCGGCGGTGCAGAAGCTCCGATTACTTCTATGGCTTTAGCAGGTTTTAGTTCGGCGAAGGCGCTCTCTTTTAATCCTGATCCTGAAACAGCTTGCAGGCCTTTTGATGCAGACCGTGATGGATTTATTATGGGTGAAGGTGCAGGAATTCTCATCTTGGAGTCACTCGAATCTGCAAAAAAACGGGGAGCAAGAGTTTACGCCGAAATCGTCGGATACGGATCGACTGGGGATGCTTACCACATTACAGCTCCTGCGCCTGAAGGAGAAGGCGGCGTCCGTGCAATGAGGCAGGCACTGCAAGATGCGAATATGAATCCTGAAGAAATTGATTATATCAATGCTCACGGGACGAGCACAGAGTACAATGACAAGTTCGAAACGATCGCGATCAAAACAGTCTTTGGTGACCACGCGTATAAGCTTGCGGTAAGTTCAACAAAATCAATGACTGGCCATCTACTTGGTGCGGGCGGTGCAGCAGAAGCAATCTTTTCAATTAAAGCAATCAAAGAAGGAATTATACCGCCAACGATCAATTATCAAACGCCGGATCCCGACTGTGACCTTGATTATGTCCCCAATGAAGCGAGAGAGAAAGAAATAAAGGCGGTTTTATCAAATTCCCTCGGATTTGGCGGACATAATGCAACCTTAATTTTTAAAGCATATAATGAATAA